In Nitrospirota bacterium, the genomic window TTCCCGGGGAATAACGTACGGGGAAAGGGAGATCCTCAGGGTGGCCTCCGTCATCGCCCTCGGAATCATGAACTATGAAGAAAAACGATAGCGGGGGATTCCGCGCTCCCGGCACGGGCCGCTCCGGGCCGGCGGCCGGCGGACGGAGGGGACTGTTCCCCCTGCGGGGCGTCGTCCTTCTGGTGCTGGTCATTCTCGTCTGCGCCGCCATAACGGCGGCCTACCTGTTCTGGGGCAGGGAAGGGCAAGAGGGGGCGGAGGTCGCCCCTCTGAAGGAGGAAGAGCTTCAGGCCCTCGTCTCCGACTACATCTCCATCGGGGTGTACTATCCCACGGAGCGGGGCATCGCCCTGGAGAAGCGGCGGGTGCCCCGTGTCGTGAGCAGGCGGGAAATGGCCCGGACGGCCATGGAGAGTTTTCTGGCGGGCCCCTCCGGCGGGGCGGAGACGGGCTCCCTGGTGCCGCCGGAGGCCGAGCTCATGGGGGTCTATGCCGGCTCCGACAGCGTCATTTATCTTGATTTATCACCCAGCTTCAGGAGCAATTTCCAGGGGAGCGCACTGGGGGAGTTCAGGCTCCTGAAGGCCATCTACGAGACCATCACGGCCAATGTCTACGGCGTCGAGGACGTCAAGGTCCTCATCGACGGCAAGGAGGTGGAGAGCCTGGGCGGGCACATCACCCTTGACGAAGGCCTCCGCAAAGCCCTCTCGCATGGCGCCGAGCCCCGGGAGAGACGCATTGAGTGACGCGGCCATAGGGGTCTTCGACTCCGGCATCGGGGGGCTTACGGTCGTCCGGGAGCTCATGAAGGCCCTTCCGGGGGAGGGCATAATCTATCTGGGCGATACGGCCCGGGTACCCTACGGCATCCGCTCCCCCGAGACCGTGCGGAGGTATGCCGCCCAGGGCGCGGCCTTTCTGCTCCGGCGCGGGGTGAAGCTCCTCGTGGTGGCCTGTAACACCATGAGCGCCGTGGCCCTGGAGGCCATCCCGGCAAAAGTGCCGGTAGTGGGGGTCATTCTTCCCGGGGCCCGGGCGGCTGCGGAGGGGTCCGAGACCGGCAGGATAGGCGTCATCGGCACCGAGGCCACTGTGCGGAGCGGGGCCTACGAGGAGGCCATAAGGGCCCTGAACCCCCAGGCCGAGGTCTTTTCCCTGCCCTGTCCCCTCTTTGTCCCCCTGGTGGAGGAAGGCTGGCTTGAAGGGGAGGTGCCCCGGCTGGCGGCCGCGGAGTACCTGGGGCGGCTCCTCGGACGGGGCATGGACACCCTGGTGCTGGGCTGCACGCACTATCCCCTGCTCAAGCCGGTTATCGCCGGTGTGGCCGGAGAGGGCGTGCGGCTCATAGATTCCGCCCAGGAGACGGCCAGGGAGGTGAAAGAACACCTGGGGGGCGGCAAGGGCCCTCTGCCGGGCGACCCGCCGGCCC contains:
- the murI gene encoding glutamate racemase, producing the protein MSDAAIGVFDSGIGGLTVVRELMKALPGEGIIYLGDTARVPYGIRSPETVRRYAAQGAAFLLRRGVKLLVVACNTMSAVALEAIPAKVPVVGVILPGARAAAEGSETGRIGVIGTEATVRSGAYEEAIRALNPQAEVFSLPCPLFVPLVEEGWLEGEVPRLAAAEYLGRLLGRGMDTLVLGCTHYPLLKPVIAGVAGEGVRLIDSAQETAREVKEHLGGGKGPLPGDPPAREFYVTDGPGKFRSVGGRFLGADIDNVTKVQLEVQE
- a CDS encoding GerMN domain-containing protein: MKKNDSGGFRAPGTGRSGPAAGGRRGLFPLRGVVLLVLVILVCAAITAAYLFWGREGQEGAEVAPLKEEELQALVSDYISIGVYYPTERGIALEKRRVPRVVSRREMARTAMESFLAGPSGGAETGSLVPPEAELMGVYAGSDSVIYLDLSPSFRSNFQGSALGEFRLLKAIYETITANVYGVEDVKVLIDGKEVESLGGHITLDEGLRKALSHGAEPRERRIE